The proteins below are encoded in one region of Vanessa tameamea isolate UH-Manoa-2023 chromosome Z, ilVanTame1 primary haplotype, whole genome shotgun sequence:
- the LOC113404195 gene encoding chitinase-like protein EN03 isoform X2: protein MKILVAFLGLVALAVATPTVSPSKVVCYYDSKSYVRESQARMLPLDLDPALSFCTHLVYGYAGIQPDTYKMVSLNENLDIDRNHANYRTLTNFKTKYPGLKVLLSVGGDADTEEEQKYNLLLESPTARTAFVNSGVLLAEQHGFDGIDLAWQFARIKPKKIRSTWGSIWHGIKKTFGTTLVDEKEAEHREGFTALVREMKAALNLKPNMQLSVTVLPNVNASIYYDVPAIINLVDIVNLNAFDYYTPSRNPKEADYTAPIYKPQNRNELLNVDSAVSYWLTSGAPSNKIVIGVATYGRTWKMDGDSEISGVPPIHVDGPGEAGPYTKTEGLLSYPEICAKLINPNHQKGMRPHLRKVTDPSKRFDKGLTKDGDFFGTYGFRLPDDNSEGGLWVSYEDPDTAGQKATYAKSKNLGGVSIVDLSMDDFRGLCSGDKYPILRAAKYRL, encoded by the exons CACAAGCTCGCATGCTGCCTCTGGACTTGGACCCAGCGCTATCGTTCTGCACCCACTTGGTCTACGGCTATGCTGGTATACAACCCGACACTTACAAAATGGTATCGCTCAACGAGAACCTCGATATTGATCGCAACCATGCCAACTACAGAACTCTCACCAACTTCAAAACCAAATACCCTGGTCTCAAAGTTCTCCTGTCCGTTGGTGGAGATGCCGACACAGAAGAAGAACAGAAATACAACTTGCTG TTGGAGTCCCCAACAGCCCGTACAGCTTTCGTCAACTCTGGAGTACTTCTAGCTGAACAACATGGCTTCGATGGAATCGATTTGGCTTGGCAGTTCGCGAGAATCAAACCGAAAAAGATCCGCTCCACTTGGG GATCGATCTGGCACGGTATCAAGAAGACTTTCGGTACCACTCTCGTTGATGAAAAGGAGGCTGAGCACAGAGAAGGATTCACGGCACTGGTCAGAGAAATGAAAGCGGCTCTCAACCTCAAGCCAAACATGCAACTGTCTGTCACCGTCCTCCCTAACGTCAACGCTAGca TTTACTACGACGTGCCAGCTATCATCAATTTGGTAGACATTGTGAACTTGAACGCTTTCGACTATTACACACCGTCGAGAAACCCTAAAGAGGCTGATTATACCGCACCTATTTACAAGCCCCAGAACCGCAATGAACTCCTGAACGTGGATTCTGCTGTGTCTTACTG GCTCACTAGTGGTGCTCCTAGTAATAAAATAGTCATAGGTGTCGCCACCTACGGTCGTACATGGAAAATGGACGGTGATAGCGAAATATCCGGAGTTCCCCCAATCCATGTCGATGGACCCGGCGAAGCAG GACCCTACACTAAGACAGAGGGTTTGTTGAGCTACCCTGAAATCTGCGCAAAGCTGATCAACCCTAATCATCAAAAGGGTATGCGTCCTCATTTAAGGAAGGTCACCGACCCTAGCAAGCGTTTCG ACAAGGGCTTAACGAAGGACGGAGATTTTTTTG GAACATACGGTTTCCGTCTTCCCGACGACAACAGTGAGGGCGGTCTATGGGTCAGCTATGAGGATCCTGACACAGCCGGACAAAAGGCGACTTATGCcaa GTCCAAGAACCTTGGAGGAGTTTCCATCGTCGACCTCAGCATGGACGATTTCCGTGGTCTCTGCTCGGGCGACAAGTACCCCATTCTTCGTGCAGCGAAATACcgcctttaa
- the LOC113404195 gene encoding chitinase-like protein EN03 isoform X1 — MKILVAFLGLVALAVATPTVSPSKVVCYYDSKSYVREFEGCIYPAQARMLPLDLDPALSFCTHLVYGYAGIQPDTYKMVSLNENLDIDRNHANYRTLTNFKTKYPGLKVLLSVGGDADTEEEQKYNLLLESPTARTAFVNSGVLLAEQHGFDGIDLAWQFARIKPKKIRSTWGSIWHGIKKTFGTTLVDEKEAEHREGFTALVREMKAALNLKPNMQLSVTVLPNVNASIYYDVPAIINLVDIVNLNAFDYYTPSRNPKEADYTAPIYKPQNRNELLNVDSAVSYWLTSGAPSNKIVIGVATYGRTWKMDGDSEISGVPPIHVDGPGEAGPYTKTEGLLSYPEICAKLINPNHQKGMRPHLRKVTDPSKRFDKGLTKDGDFFGTYGFRLPDDNSEGGLWVSYEDPDTAGQKATYAKSKNLGGVSIVDLSMDDFRGLCSGDKYPILRAAKYRL; from the exons ttgAGGGATGCATTTATCCAGCACAAGCTCGCATGCTGCCTCTGGACTTGGACCCAGCGCTATCGTTCTGCACCCACTTGGTCTACGGCTATGCTGGTATACAACCCGACACTTACAAAATGGTATCGCTCAACGAGAACCTCGATATTGATCGCAACCATGCCAACTACAGAACTCTCACCAACTTCAAAACCAAATACCCTGGTCTCAAAGTTCTCCTGTCCGTTGGTGGAGATGCCGACACAGAAGAAGAACAGAAATACAACTTGCTG TTGGAGTCCCCAACAGCCCGTACAGCTTTCGTCAACTCTGGAGTACTTCTAGCTGAACAACATGGCTTCGATGGAATCGATTTGGCTTGGCAGTTCGCGAGAATCAAACCGAAAAAGATCCGCTCCACTTGGG GATCGATCTGGCACGGTATCAAGAAGACTTTCGGTACCACTCTCGTTGATGAAAAGGAGGCTGAGCACAGAGAAGGATTCACGGCACTGGTCAGAGAAATGAAAGCGGCTCTCAACCTCAAGCCAAACATGCAACTGTCTGTCACCGTCCTCCCTAACGTCAACGCTAGca TTTACTACGACGTGCCAGCTATCATCAATTTGGTAGACATTGTGAACTTGAACGCTTTCGACTATTACACACCGTCGAGAAACCCTAAAGAGGCTGATTATACCGCACCTATTTACAAGCCCCAGAACCGCAATGAACTCCTGAACGTGGATTCTGCTGTGTCTTACTG GCTCACTAGTGGTGCTCCTAGTAATAAAATAGTCATAGGTGTCGCCACCTACGGTCGTACATGGAAAATGGACGGTGATAGCGAAATATCCGGAGTTCCCCCAATCCATGTCGATGGACCCGGCGAAGCAG GACCCTACACTAAGACAGAGGGTTTGTTGAGCTACCCTGAAATCTGCGCAAAGCTGATCAACCCTAATCATCAAAAGGGTATGCGTCCTCATTTAAGGAAGGTCACCGACCCTAGCAAGCGTTTCG ACAAGGGCTTAACGAAGGACGGAGATTTTTTTG GAACATACGGTTTCCGTCTTCCCGACGACAACAGTGAGGGCGGTCTATGGGTCAGCTATGAGGATCCTGACACAGCCGGACAAAAGGCGACTTATGCcaa GTCCAAGAACCTTGGAGGAGTTTCCATCGTCGACCTCAGCATGGACGATTTCCGTGGTCTCTGCTCGGGCGACAAGTACCCCATTCTTCGTGCAGCGAAATACcgcctttaa
- the LOC113404195 gene encoding chitinase-like protein EN03 isoform X4 gives MKILVAFLGLVALAVATPTVSPSKVVCYYDSKSYVRESQARMLPLDLDPALSFCTHLVYGYAGIQPDTYKMVSLNENLDIDRNHANYRTLTNFKTKYPGLKVLLSVGGDADTEEEQKYNLLLESPTARTAFVNSGVLLAEQHGFDGIDLAWQFARIKPKKIRSTWGSIWHGIKKTFGTTLVDEKEAEHREGFTALVREMKAALNLKPNMQLSVTVLPNVNASIYYDVPAIINLVDIVNLNAFDYYTPSRNPKEADYTAPIYKPQNRNELLNVDSAVSYWLTSGAPSNKIVIGVATYGRTWKMDGDSEISGVPPIHVDGPGEAGPYTKTEGLLSYPEICAKLINPNHQKGMRPHLRKVTDPSKRFGTYGFRLPDDNSEGGLWVSYEDPDTAGQKATYAKSKNLGGVSIVDLSMDDFRGLCSGDKYPILRAAKYRL, from the exons CACAAGCTCGCATGCTGCCTCTGGACTTGGACCCAGCGCTATCGTTCTGCACCCACTTGGTCTACGGCTATGCTGGTATACAACCCGACACTTACAAAATGGTATCGCTCAACGAGAACCTCGATATTGATCGCAACCATGCCAACTACAGAACTCTCACCAACTTCAAAACCAAATACCCTGGTCTCAAAGTTCTCCTGTCCGTTGGTGGAGATGCCGACACAGAAGAAGAACAGAAATACAACTTGCTG TTGGAGTCCCCAACAGCCCGTACAGCTTTCGTCAACTCTGGAGTACTTCTAGCTGAACAACATGGCTTCGATGGAATCGATTTGGCTTGGCAGTTCGCGAGAATCAAACCGAAAAAGATCCGCTCCACTTGGG GATCGATCTGGCACGGTATCAAGAAGACTTTCGGTACCACTCTCGTTGATGAAAAGGAGGCTGAGCACAGAGAAGGATTCACGGCACTGGTCAGAGAAATGAAAGCGGCTCTCAACCTCAAGCCAAACATGCAACTGTCTGTCACCGTCCTCCCTAACGTCAACGCTAGca TTTACTACGACGTGCCAGCTATCATCAATTTGGTAGACATTGTGAACTTGAACGCTTTCGACTATTACACACCGTCGAGAAACCCTAAAGAGGCTGATTATACCGCACCTATTTACAAGCCCCAGAACCGCAATGAACTCCTGAACGTGGATTCTGCTGTGTCTTACTG GCTCACTAGTGGTGCTCCTAGTAATAAAATAGTCATAGGTGTCGCCACCTACGGTCGTACATGGAAAATGGACGGTGATAGCGAAATATCCGGAGTTCCCCCAATCCATGTCGATGGACCCGGCGAAGCAG GACCCTACACTAAGACAGAGGGTTTGTTGAGCTACCCTGAAATCTGCGCAAAGCTGATCAACCCTAATCATCAAAAGGGTATGCGTCCTCATTTAAGGAAGGTCACCGACCCTAGCAAGCGTTTCG GAACATACGGTTTCCGTCTTCCCGACGACAACAGTGAGGGCGGTCTATGGGTCAGCTATGAGGATCCTGACACAGCCGGACAAAAGGCGACTTATGCcaa GTCCAAGAACCTTGGAGGAGTTTCCATCGTCGACCTCAGCATGGACGATTTCCGTGGTCTCTGCTCGGGCGACAAGTACCCCATTCTTCGTGCAGCGAAATACcgcctttaa
- the LOC113404195 gene encoding chitinase-like protein EN03 isoform X3, whose translation MKILVAFLGLVALAVATPTVSPSKVVCYYDSKSYVREFEGCIYPAQARMLPLDLDPALSFCTHLVYGYAGIQPDTYKMVSLNENLDIDRNHANYRTLTNFKTKYPGLKVLLSVGGDADTEEEQKYNLLLESPTARTAFVNSGVLLAEQHGFDGIDLAWQFARIKPKKIRSTWGSIWHGIKKTFGTTLVDEKEAEHREGFTALVREMKAALNLKPNMQLSVTVLPNVNASIYYDVPAIINLVDIVNLNAFDYYTPSRNPKEADYTAPIYKPQNRNELLNVDSAVSYWLTSGAPSNKIVIGVATYGRTWKMDGDSEISGVPPIHVDGPGEAGPYTKTEGLLSYPEICAKLINPNHQKGMRPHLRKVTDPSKRFGTYGFRLPDDNSEGGLWVSYEDPDTAGQKATYAKSKNLGGVSIVDLSMDDFRGLCSGDKYPILRAAKYRL comes from the exons ttgAGGGATGCATTTATCCAGCACAAGCTCGCATGCTGCCTCTGGACTTGGACCCAGCGCTATCGTTCTGCACCCACTTGGTCTACGGCTATGCTGGTATACAACCCGACACTTACAAAATGGTATCGCTCAACGAGAACCTCGATATTGATCGCAACCATGCCAACTACAGAACTCTCACCAACTTCAAAACCAAATACCCTGGTCTCAAAGTTCTCCTGTCCGTTGGTGGAGATGCCGACACAGAAGAAGAACAGAAATACAACTTGCTG TTGGAGTCCCCAACAGCCCGTACAGCTTTCGTCAACTCTGGAGTACTTCTAGCTGAACAACATGGCTTCGATGGAATCGATTTGGCTTGGCAGTTCGCGAGAATCAAACCGAAAAAGATCCGCTCCACTTGGG GATCGATCTGGCACGGTATCAAGAAGACTTTCGGTACCACTCTCGTTGATGAAAAGGAGGCTGAGCACAGAGAAGGATTCACGGCACTGGTCAGAGAAATGAAAGCGGCTCTCAACCTCAAGCCAAACATGCAACTGTCTGTCACCGTCCTCCCTAACGTCAACGCTAGca TTTACTACGACGTGCCAGCTATCATCAATTTGGTAGACATTGTGAACTTGAACGCTTTCGACTATTACACACCGTCGAGAAACCCTAAAGAGGCTGATTATACCGCACCTATTTACAAGCCCCAGAACCGCAATGAACTCCTGAACGTGGATTCTGCTGTGTCTTACTG GCTCACTAGTGGTGCTCCTAGTAATAAAATAGTCATAGGTGTCGCCACCTACGGTCGTACATGGAAAATGGACGGTGATAGCGAAATATCCGGAGTTCCCCCAATCCATGTCGATGGACCCGGCGAAGCAG GACCCTACACTAAGACAGAGGGTTTGTTGAGCTACCCTGAAATCTGCGCAAAGCTGATCAACCCTAATCATCAAAAGGGTATGCGTCCTCATTTAAGGAAGGTCACCGACCCTAGCAAGCGTTTCG GAACATACGGTTTCCGTCTTCCCGACGACAACAGTGAGGGCGGTCTATGGGTCAGCTATGAGGATCCTGACACAGCCGGACAAAAGGCGACTTATGCcaa GTCCAAGAACCTTGGAGGAGTTTCCATCGTCGACCTCAGCATGGACGATTTCCGTGGTCTCTGCTCGGGCGACAAGTACCCCATTCTTCGTGCAGCGAAATACcgcctttaa